GAGGCGCGCGTGATCGAGCCCGGCCGCGAGCCGGTGGCCTTCGAGCTGCGCGCGCGCGACGGCCAGTGCTGGCGCGTCGGCCTGTCGGTCTGCTACGACCTGCGCTTCCCCGAGCTGTACCGCGCCCTGCGCGCCGACATCCTGCTGGTGCCCAGCGCCTTCACCTTCGTCACCGGCCAGGCGCACTGGGAGGCGCTGCTGCGCGCCCGCGCGATCGAGAACCTGGCCTGGGTGGTGGCGCCGGCCCAGGGCGGGCGGCACGAGAACGGCCGCCGCACCTGGGGCCACAGCCTGCTGGTCGATGCCTGGGGCCAGGTGGCCGCCTGCCGCGCCGAGGAGGGCGAAGGCCTGGCGGTGGCCGAACTCGATGCGCAGCGGCTGCGCGACTGGCGCCGCCGCTTGCCGGCGCTGGCGCACCGCGTGCTATGAGCACGCCCGACCGACGGCGCTCGCCCCTGCGCAGGCGCAAGAACCAGGAGCAACCCGCGAAGCGGGCCGGATCGCAGGAGGCTTCGCGATGAGCGAGACCGCGGGCGCCGGCAACGCGCCGCCGCAGCCCCGGGCCGCCGGCCTGCCGCGCTGGGGGCTGTGGGTGCTGCTGGTCGCGCTGGTGGCGATCCTGCTGAGCACCCTGGTCTGGCTGGCCGGCCGCTACGAGGCCAGCCAGCTGCAGTCGCGGCTGGAGCGCGACGCCGCCGAGGCGGTCAGCGACCTGCGCTCGGGCCTGACCCGCAACGTGCAGTCGCTGCAGGCGCTGCAGGCCGGCCCCCCGAGCCCGCAGCGCTGGATCGCAGACGCGCAGCTGCTGCTGCACGAGCGGCGCGAGCTGCTGCGCATCGAGTGGCGCAACGAGCTGCTGCAGGTGCAGGCCTTCGCCGAAACCCCTTACCGGCGCGTGCCGGCGTTCGTCCGCACCGGCCGCGACGATGCGCAGGTTCACGTGGTGCTGGCCTGCGCCAATGCGGAACGCGTCAGCGGCCCCGGCTACGGCATCAGCTATTTCCTGCCGCAGCCCGACGGGCAGGGGCTGGAGGTGATGGAGCTGTGCCTGCCCCAGGTCAGCGGCGGCGAGCCGACCGGCTTCGTGATCGCCACCTATGCGCTCGGGCAGATGCTGTCCTCGCTGGTGGGCCCGCAGCTCACGCGGGGCCAGGACGTGTCGTTCACCGAGGCCGACGGCACCCGGCTGGCCATGCACGGCGGCCTGAGGCGCGGCACCCGGATGTTCACCGCCCAGCAGCTGCTCGACCTGCCGGGCAATCCGCTGGTGCTGCGCATGGACGACTGGCGCGCCGAGCCGGACCTGTTCCCGAACGTGCTGACGGCGCTGGTGACGACGATGTCGATCGCGCTGCTGTCGGTGCTGTTCCTGCTGGGCAAGGACATGCGCCGGCGCCTGCAGGCGGAGCACGACCTGGCCGAGGCGCTGGCGTTCCGCAAGGCGATGGAGGATTCGCTGGTCACCGGGCTGCGCGCGCGCGACCTGGCCGGGCGCATCACCTACGTCAATCCGGCGTTCTGCGCCATGGTCGGCTTCTCGGCCGAGGAGCTGCTCGGCCACGGCACGCCGGCGCCCTACTGGCCGCCGGAGCGGGCCGGCGAGTACCAGCAGCGCCAGGAGGTGCGGCTGGCCGGCCGCCACGTGCCGCCGCGCGAGGGTTTCGAGTCGGTGTTCATGCGCAAGGACGGCTCGCGCTTCCCGGTGCTGATCATCGAGGCGCCGCTGATCAACGCGCAAGGCGTGCAGACCGGCTGGATGAGCGCCTTCCTCGACATCAGCGAGCAGCGCCGGGTCGAGGAGCTCTCGCGCGCCAGCCAGGAGCGGCTGCAGGCCACCGCCCGGCTGGCCACCGTGGGCGAGATGGCGTCGCTGCTGTCGCACGAGCTGAACCAGCCGCTGGCGGCGATCTCCAGCTATGCCACCGGCTCGCTCAACCTGCTGTCCTCGGGCGGCGGCGGCGCGCCGGCGCCGGCCGACCTGCAGCTGGCGCTGCGCCGCATCGCCGAGCAGGCCGAGCGCGCCGGCAAGGTGATCAAGAGCGTGCACGATTTCATCCGCCGGCGCGAGCAGGCGCGCGAGCCGGTGGCCCCGCGCGCCCTGATCGACGCCGTGATGCCGCTGGTGACGCTGCAGGCGCGCAAGCTCGGGGTGCGGGTGGAAACGCGGATCGAACCCGGACTGCCGCCGGTGCTGTGCGACCGCACGATGGTCGAACAGGTGCTGCTGAACCTGGCGCGCAACGCCATGCAGGCGATGGACGAGGCCGGCGTGGCCCGCCCCTCGCTGCTGCTGCAGGTGCGCTGGGCCAAGGCGGGCGATGGCGCCGCCCAGGGCTGGCTGGCGTTCTCGGTGGCCGACCAGGGGCCCGGCATTCCGGCGCCGGTGCGCGAGCGCCTGTTCACGCCCTTCTTCACCACCAAGGCCGAAGGCATGGGCCTGGGCCTGTCGATGTGCCGCACGGTGATCGAGCAGCACGGGGGCTCGCTCGCCTACGAGTCCAACCGGCCGCGCGGTACCATTTTCCGCTTCACCTTGCCGACCGCCGCCGCCGAGCCCGCCGCCCCCAGCGGCAGCCGCGCCGCCACCACCGCCTGAATGCAGCCCGCTCCCGATGCCACCGTTTTCATCGTCGACGACGACGAGAGCGTGCGCGAGGCCCTGGCCTGGCTGCTGCGCACCCGCCAGTTGCCGAGCGAACGCTTCGCGACCGCCGAGGAGTTCGAGGGCATGCTGGCGCGCGGCTACCTGCCCACCGAGCCGTGCTGCCTGCTGCTGGACGTGCGCATGCCGGGCATGAGCGGGCTGGCGCTGTTCGACCGCATCGCCGAGCGCGGGCTGGTCGACCTGATGCCGGTGATCTTCCTGACCGGCCATGCCGACGTGCCGACCGCCGTCGACATGGTCAAGCGCGGCGCCTTCGATTTCTGCGAGAAGCCGTTCTCCGACAACGCGCTGGTCGACCGCGTCGAGCAGGCGCTGCAGCGCTCGGCCCAGGTGCTGGCGCAGCGCCGCGAGCGCAGCCGGCTGACCGCGCGGCTGGCCGAGCTGACCGAGCGCGAGCGCGACGTCATGCACCTGGTGGCGCGCGGCCTGCCCAACAAGCTGATCGCCGACCAGCTGGCGATCAGCGTGCGCACGGTGGAAGTGCACCGCTCGCGCGTGTTCGACAAGATGGAGGTGAAGTCGGCGGTGGAGCTGGCCAACCTGCTGCGCGACCGCGAATGACCCGGTGCCGATGACGATCGGCCCGGTCTGCGCTCAGCCGT
The sequence above is a segment of the Ramlibacter tataouinensis genome. Coding sequences within it:
- a CDS encoding response regulator transcription factor encodes the protein MQPAPDATVFIVDDDESVREALAWLLRTRQLPSERFATAEEFEGMLARGYLPTEPCCLLLDVRMPGMSGLALFDRIAERGLVDLMPVIFLTGHADVPTAVDMVKRGAFDFCEKPFSDNALVDRVEQALQRSAQVLAQRRERSRLTARLAELTERERDVMHLVARGLPNKLIADQLAISVRTVEVHRSRVFDKMEVKSAVELANLLRDRE
- a CDS encoding carbon-nitrogen hydrolase family protein, encoding MKVAALQMVSGTGLEDNLAAARRLIGQAAAQGCELVVLPEYFCLMGHKDTDKLAWREQPGQGPIQDFLAAAAREHGLWLVGGTLPLVAGDEQHVRNTSLAFSPAGECVARYDKIHLFWFDDGQVSFDEARVIEPGREPVAFELRARDGQCWRVGLSVCYDLRFPELYRALRADILLVPSAFTFVTGQAHWEALLRARAIENLAWVVAPAQGGRHENGRRTWGHSLLVDAWGQVAACRAEEGEGLAVAELDAQRLRDWRRRLPALAHRVL
- a CDS encoding two-component system sensor histidine kinase NtrB, whose amino-acid sequence is MSETAGAGNAPPQPRAAGLPRWGLWVLLVALVAILLSTLVWLAGRYEASQLQSRLERDAAEAVSDLRSGLTRNVQSLQALQAGPPSPQRWIADAQLLLHERRELLRIEWRNELLQVQAFAETPYRRVPAFVRTGRDDAQVHVVLACANAERVSGPGYGISYFLPQPDGQGLEVMELCLPQVSGGEPTGFVIATYALGQMLSSLVGPQLTRGQDVSFTEADGTRLAMHGGLRRGTRMFTAQQLLDLPGNPLVLRMDDWRAEPDLFPNVLTALVTTMSIALLSVLFLLGKDMRRRLQAEHDLAEALAFRKAMEDSLVTGLRARDLAGRITYVNPAFCAMVGFSAEELLGHGTPAPYWPPERAGEYQQRQEVRLAGRHVPPREGFESVFMRKDGSRFPVLIIEAPLINAQGVQTGWMSAFLDISEQRRVEELSRASQERLQATARLATVGEMASLLSHELNQPLAAISSYATGSLNLLSSGGGGAPAPADLQLALRRIAEQAERAGKVIKSVHDFIRRREQAREPVAPRALIDAVMPLVTLQARKLGVRVETRIEPGLPPVLCDRTMVEQVLLNLARNAMQAMDEAGVARPSLLLQVRWAKAGDGAAQGWLAFSVADQGPGIPAPVRERLFTPFFTTKAEGMGLGLSMCRTVIEQHGGSLAYESNRPRGTIFRFTLPTAAAEPAAPSGSRAATTA